In Hippoglossus stenolepis isolate QCI-W04-F060 chromosome 13, HSTE1.2, whole genome shotgun sequence, a single genomic region encodes these proteins:
- the LOC118119726 gene encoding growth hormone-regulated TBC protein 1-A, whose amino-acid sequence MERETQGNAAQPLTCSTGSERIDPYGFEIHHDFESYKEMMDEYVAVLNRRSMRWSKLLEEKPHVEKNLTVKRYVRKGVPNEHRASIWMAASGAQERLESNPGHYQSLLAAEHDPKLKETIQTDINRTFPNNVLFQSKAEPGLQRALYNVLLAYGHHNKTVGYCQGMNFIVGYLIIITKDEEKSFWLMDALLGRILPDYYSPAMLGLKTDQEVIDELVKSKAPAVGQLMAQYPGIWTLVVSRWFICLYIDILPIETVLRIWDCLFYEGSKVLFRVALTLITHHQPEILRARSLCDVCECFKQITCGAFTLDCHTFMQKIFTEPGSLSMATIEKLREKCRQQILSEESRQP is encoded by the exons ATGGAGAGGGAAACTCAAGGAAACGCCGCTCAGCCTTTAACATGCAGTACTGGCAGTGAGAG GATTGACCCCTACGGCTTTGAGATACATCATGATTTTGAATCCTACAAGGAAATGATGGATGAGTACGTGGCTGTCCTCAACAGAAGATCCATGAGATGGTCCAAGCTCCTTGAGGAGAAACCTCACGTGGAGAAGAACCTGacag TGAAGAGGTACGTGCGTAAAGGAGTTCCCAATGAGCACCGGGCCAGTATCTGGATGGCGGCAAGTGGTGCCCAGGAACGACTGGAGAGTAACCCGGGTCATTACCAGTCCCTGCTGGCCGCGGAGCATGACCCCAAGCTGAAGGAAACCATTCAAACAG ATATTAACAGGACCTTTCCGAACAACGTCCTCTTCCAGAGCAAAGCCGAGCCCggcctgcagagggcgctgtacAATGTGCTGCTGGCGTATGGACACCATAATAAAACAGTGGGGTACTGTCAG GGAATGAACTTCATTGTAGGCtacctcatcatcatcaccaaaGATGAAGAGAAATCCTTCTGGCTCATGGATGCACTTCTGGGCAGAATACTTCCAG ACTACTACAGCCCGGCCATGTTGGGGCTGAAGACTGACCAGGAGGTTATTGACGAGCTGGTGAAGTCTAAGGCCCCTGCAGTCGGACAGCTCATGGCTCAGTATCCTGGCATATGGACCCTGGTGGTGTCACGCTGGTTCATCTGCCTCTACATTGATATCCTCCCAATAGAG ACGGTTCTACGCATCTGGGATTGTCTTTTCTATGAAGGCTCTAAGGTTCTTTTCCGTGTCGCTCTGACACTCATCACTCACCACCAGCCGGAGATCCTGAGAGCGCGCTCTTTGTGCGATGTGTGCGAGTGCTTCAAACAGATCACGTGTGGAGCTTTCACGCTGGACTGCCACACCTTCATGCAG AAAATATTTACAGAACCCGGAAGTCTCTCAATGGCAACTATTGAGAAACTGAGAGAGAAATGCAGACAACAAATCCTGTCGGAGGAATCGAGACAACCGTAA